The Mastacembelus armatus chromosome 4, fMasArm1.2, whole genome shotgun sequence genome segment GGAATAATGTTTGTGTCCATCTGatgaatgtctgtttttcactcTCAGTCCACCAAAAGGAAAATACCTTGCTCTTTAGCTGATAAATGCGGCAAAATGTTCAAGAGCTAGACTCTAAGTGAGTCTGACTGCTGGTGTTGCTGGGCAGGTAGTCTAAAGTGATTTTATCACAGTTTTTGTCTGACATATGTCTGTTTGAGGACCATAAACCTGAAATAATGAGCTAAAAGATGAATAGAGCTGAAgtgactatatatatatatatatatatatatatatatatacatatgtgtgtgtggggggaggACTTTTTTAGGTACTTTTTACTTCACTGCATTTATCTGACACCTACTTACTTTACATATTTTGTACCCTACACAACACATGATCATCTTATAACATGGGTTGCATATTATGAACTACAtaatacaacacaaaacagatCAATTTACCCAATCTTATAAATGAGATTATTTTCTCTCCACCTAACCAACTACTTCTGCACTTTCACttataatacattttcagtgtaaTAGTCAAATTAACACTAGTCCAGCATTAAtagcaaaaacaaagcagccaaTACTGCGCTGTAGTTTACTACTACATCTCACACGTACAACTGAATAGCAATTATATTTCGATGAAATCATCAGCTTACAAGCTGTTACATCTTTCGTCAATGCTGTCATTTATGACACTGATGGTGAGTACACTGTACACGCATGggcattttatttataacaaTTACAAAACATTCTCCTTCGAAGATCAGTATCTCCACAACTTCACACAGTATAGGAATTGACTCATCACAGTATGTTACTCACATACTTTGCCTTATCAGCTGTGGATTTTACACACGACCTGTTAACATACAGACTACCAAAGATGATAAACGGCCTGTGTTACCTCAGTGGCCAATGCGACCGTGGACCGGACGTTGATCTGTGTTTGAGTTTTTGACTCCGCAGATCTCGCAGGCGCCAGGTCGCTCTCGTTCCGTTCCACTGGCAACTCCGTGCGTGTCCCGGGGCGCACGCACAGCTTCTTGGCGTAAGGAGCCCCCGTGTCCTCCTCTGTGCTGACTTCTCTCGTTCTTCTCGTCGACGGTATGTTTACTGTTGCTGCTAGTGTTGGTATCGTTGTCCTCTGTATCTTCAGATCCGCAGTGTCAGTGACCCGGTGGAGGTACGGAATCACGAGCTGCAGGTGGGACTGTGCGCGACTGTTGACCGTTTCAGTAGCAACATAAAGCGTCGTAGTCGGCCTGGAGCCAGCAGCGCCCACTATGCTGTTTAGCGTTGCTATGGAGACGGCGCCTATGCAGTGGTTGGTATATGTCTTTGAGAGTTTGGCAGCACGAGACAACATTTGCATTCTCGTGCCCAACAGGTTCTTACCAATTGCTTTGTTCTCGTACCACGTCATGTCATTCGCACAGCAGTGGTCCCGGGGCCGCTGGAAGAACGCCCTGCAGAGCGGATTCCGTTTGGACACATACCGAACGAAGCTGGCGTAAGGACATTGCTCGGTGCCCGTCTCGTACATCCGCGGCAAAGTGTCCTCATCTGCGTCCGGGCGCTTCTTGGTCCAGGAGGCAGAGCGGGACTTGTGATACGGTCCGAGAGCTTTAAAATAGACAAAATTCCTCCCGTCTTCATCCATTGCCAGGCCGAATGAgtcctcctccagctcccgCTGGTTCTCGCGGCCCCTGgtacaaaaatacatacaagTCTCGAACCAGACTTTGTTGAGCAGCCCAAATGGCGTGTCTGTGTTGAACACAGAGGATTCATACAGTTTCCGCAGGTCCGAGCGCGTGATGGCTTGTTTCTGCACCACGGGGCCGGCACCTTGCTCCTCCAGCCTCCGTATAACCGCGGCCAGAGTCAGGTTGGCACTGCGTAGCTCTGGGTCCTTGGTGAGGTCCAAGGTGCGGCAGTAGGGTGGCTCGTTTAGGTACCGGTTCAGTGAGCTCCGGATGCTGATGAGGGAAGACTTGCTGTACAGTTGTCCACTTTTGGAGCGCGCCTCCGCGTAAAACGAGCGTAGCACCGCGCAGAGTGCCTCCTTGTCCAGAGTTTCAAAGTCTGGACTTTGAGCTTTCTCACTGAGGTACTCCCTGAAGATCCTCACCGCATATCGGGTGGCCAGGCGGGTGTTCTCGCTCAGCTTATTCCGTTCTGACCGGTGAAGGTCTCCCTCCAGGTGACACTCCATTCCAGCAGAAGTGCTGTTGCTGAAGGATTCTGcatctccatcctcctctcctcGGCCCATACTCCGCATAGCGACCGCTCGTGCTTGCGCACTGGAACCGCTGGAGTCCAGCTCTGTGGTCTCCGAGTCCCACTCCAGCTCCACATCATCTCTATCGGactcctcgtcctcctcctcctccccggTGATCTGGATCACCTGAatctcatcttcctcttcctcttcatcattttCATCCCTGCTCCTATCGGGGCAGCTCATCTGTTCCTGTTCTGTGTCTCCGCTGGCAGGCATTCTCGCCATATTGCGGTCTGTGAAGCAGTCCTCCGGCAGCGCGCATGCGCTATATTGGACCGCAGCGCTGAAAGCCTTTTGTGTTTAAGTGACCTTCAGCAGTGCACGCGATTTTTTAAGGTAAAGGGAGCGAGCGCAGCCGAGGTGTAAATTTGGAAGCGCGCTCCCTGTCAAAAAAAGCTGCAGTATTGGACTGCATATTGGACCAGCAGCATGAAAACCGTGTGCTGTGGTAAATTACTGGACTTCAGGACTGTGACCTCCAGTACcatcagaaatcaaacaaaacgCCTGTTATATCACCAGCACACAGATGGATACATAATATGACgattataaaaatgtatactCATAATGACAAATCTAGTTATAGTGGTCTATTTTCAGCATGCACGTGGATAGCTCTTTAATATCTTTATATGTATACTGCATATcaaatattgtatatttgactgttttgcatgtatgtatatatgtatgtattgttGGTGTTTGGGGGAGTGTACATatgctgcatgtgtgttcaGCCTAGGACTACAagctgagaaataaaataactaaaaaaaaatctatggtAGAACCAACCTCATGCATATTTTATAACCAccaaaagaagataaaaaaatgcacatactgtactaaATGTGTCAGAAGAAACATTATAGGTATATTCTCCAGTATATATTtgagaaatagaaataaataaagaccaAGCATATCAATGACTTGCAAGGCCAGTTTATTAACCCCACGTGGCAATGTGGGTGCAAGTTTTGAttacaaacatataaaaatacattgtgaatttttttaattttgacatcattttgaattttttagAATTATTTTGATTTACGTATtttgtgcatgtactgtatatacactttgctgttttttatttgtttcattgaaaatcttgatttttgttttttatttgtttttgtaatataCATACAGTGGAAGTGATGTAAGAGTCACCTGATTGgttgatttttaaaatagttgTGTTGTAGAGTTGTATTGAATCTAGTTGCCATGAGCTACTTAACAAATAACCTATTAATTGATCAAATATACACCTCCGTACTACGTACTttgattttttatattttcttttactttccaCAAATCCTGTAAAATACAACAATTTCATGTACTCACTGTAATGTTTGTGAATCCAGAACTTGGTTTAGCCTAGATCTGTAGCACATACACTGACATGATATTTTTGCTTAAACGCATGTATTAAATGCATTCCCTTATCTTGGTTCTATAACTAGACAGCAACATGGATCCTTTATGTTTAAGACACTGTTTTTGATGTGCAATTATAATAGCAGTTATTTTTGCACCTTCTTAATATAGTATCTCATCATGCTCTATGCCTGCTCCCAGCTAAGAGCACTAGTTCCTCCCTTGGGCAAATATGACCTTGATATACAATCTACACCCAAAGGCTGGTCCCATTACTGTTTAGATGACATCAACTTATTATCTTCTACTACGCTATTGTTTCCAGCTGAACAAAGACCACCCAAAGAACTGGtcattatcacacacacactggattgAACCTCACTGCAAGATATTTGAACAACTTCAAATATTTGAGTCATTTTAAACAGTAAAGTCAGTTTCAATCAACACATCACAGTTATCAATGAATAACCCAAAGAAAATACTCCAcgtgacacacaaacactcccagATTCCACTGTTTTACTAATGACTCCATCAAAAACAAATTTCCCAGCATTTGAATGACATGAATATCACAAGACATCACAATCGTAGCACTCTTACCAGCAAATGACATTAATCATCCCTGCCAGTCCACACTTCATTAGGCCGCTATTTGGTCGTTGACATGGGACATCTTGACGACTTTGGAAATGGCTAAATTTAAATTatgactaaaataaaaaaaactaaatacagGGAAGTAATAAAAAAGGCCTTTCTCATGTAACTGGCATTGTCTGTTGTAATTCCAGACAGACTCTCTTTATCTTCCAATACAGGAGCATATTTTCCATCATTTCTGTGATATGCTCTGCCGTGTGGTCTTCTGGAAAATAAACGGTCTTAGAGACTTAAGCTTCCAATCAGTAAAAAGGTAGTGGACTATAAAACTCGTAAAGGGCTCTCCACCACCAGTACTGGTCGACAGGTCTGTGGTTGCACCAAACCACACACCCTCTGCCAGTTGTTCCTccacactgtctcacacaccTCCTTGTACATGGCTGGAATTTTTGTTTGTGGAGAAGTAGCACTACCCTTGGGTGGCACTACCCTTTTCATCAGATGAAGAAATCCAGGTTTTTACACAATCTGAAATGGCATCATATCTTTGGAAATGAAATAGGCCATTGCTTTATTCAAATCCTAGGCTTGTTTAGAAGTGGGAGCATAGGTCACACACGTTGAAAATGattcctatgggaaatttagaatCACCCATctaacctgacatacatgtttttggactatcGGAGGAATAATGCTaatgctgtatgtttttgttcattttttgcttttcGAGTGTACTCTTTgtgtactcaaagcgcttttacactattaCACTAcacccactcgctcacacatTTATACACTGCCACCGGAGGCAACTTAGGGTTaagtgtcttgcccaaggacacttcaacctgggaagccaaggatcgaaccaTCATGgttctacctcctgagccacagtcGCCCCAAGGTAGTTGTCgtgcttaaacttaaggacGTAACTTATGTAATGTACgtaatgatgacaatgaagatctgtagGATAAAAACTACCTATTCAACCTCCCAGTAGGTTCcaggtgagtagggacctactgatgAATAACTATAAGCCCAGGCAGGTAATTGAATAACATGACAACAGTCCAACCGTAT includes the following:
- the LOC113139820 gene encoding uncharacterized protein LOC113139820 is translated as MARMPASGDTEQEQMSCPDRSRDENDEEEEEDEIQVIQITGEEEEDEESDRDDVELEWDSETTELDSSGSSAQARAVAMRSMGRGEEDGDAESFSNSTSAGMECHLEGDLHRSERNKLSENTRLATRYAVRIFREYLSEKAQSPDFETLDKEALCAVLRSFYAEARSKSGQLYSKSSLISIRSSLNRYLNEPPYCRTLDLTKDPELRSANLTLAAVIRRLEEQGAGPVVQKQAITRSDLRKLYESSVFNTDTPFGLLNKVWFETCMYFCTRGRENQRELEEDSFGLAMDEDGRNFVYFKALGPYHKSRSASWTKKRPDADEDTLPRMYETGTEQCPYASFVRYVSKRNPLCRAFFQRPRDHCCANDMTWYENKAIGKNLLGTRMQMLSRAAKLSKTYTNHCIGAVSIATLNSIVGAAGSRPTTTLYVATETVNSRAQSHLQLVIPYLHRVTDTADLKIQRTTIPTLAATVNIPSTRRTREVSTEEDTGAPYAKKLCVRPGTRTELPVERNESDLAPARSAESKTQTQINVRSTVALATEDSRSSSSMSSQQLVSACPLSPLGSAGIPTPAQLNKTNAPVHIDVGGHMYTSSLATLTKYPESRIGRLFVGREPIVLDSLKQHYFIDRDGHMFRYILNFLRTSKLLIPDDFKEYSLLYEEASFFQLAPLQAELERWRTERECGSLCQECDCVVVHVAPELGERINVSAHRAVIEEIFPEVRDVISNSLNTSWNQDSTHIIHFPLNGYCHLNSVQVLERLQQTGFWITGSCGGGVDSSQFSEYILRREGRGNRLTPTPLQIKQELTD